Proteins encoded together in one Macrobrachium rosenbergii isolate ZJJX-2024 chromosome 45, ASM4041242v1, whole genome shotgun sequence window:
- the LOC136829834 gene encoding leukocyte elastase inhibitor-like — protein sequence MMSQVADFNYGESSQLGARVLELPYAGSNLSMILLLPNANGNGARSLASVVKKLSSAVLRDAISAGKLQSRSVDVLLPKFKFRGELSENLVTALKQMGIVDIFDGNRADLSQFSSEDKLAVSDIIHKAYVDVNEEGTEAAAATALFIVPDIFKETSKTCRIPLRQAVRLHGLRQTDEQCPLHWGHQKSQAFAELVLICYEIL from the exons ATGATGAGTCAAGTTGCAGATTTCAATTATG GGGAATCAAGTCAACTTGGCGCACGTGTTCTAGAGCTGCCCTACGCTGGGAGCAACCTCTCCATGATCCTTCTTCTGCCTAATGCTAACGGGAATGGAGCACGTTCTCTCGCCAGTGTGGTCAAGAAACTCAGCAGTGCTGTTCTCAGGGATGCCATCAGTGCCGGGAAGCTGCAGTCTCGCAGCGTGGACGTGCTTCTCCCCAAGTTTAAATTTCGAGGAGAGCTGTCCGAGAACTTGGTGACT GCACTGAAACAGATGGGCATTGTGGACATCTTTGATGGGAATCGGGCTGACCTGAGCCAGTTCAGCTCTGAGGATAAGTTGGCCGTGTCAGACATCATCCACAAAGCTTATGTAGACGTCAACGAAGAAGGAACAGAGGCTGCAGCTGCAACAGCTCTCTTTATAGTGCCAGACATCTTTAAAGAAACCTCCAAAACCTGTCGAATTCCACTGCGACAAGCCGTTCGTCTTCATGGTCTACGACAGACTGACGAACAATGTCCTCTTCATTGGGGACATCAAAAATCCCAGGCATTTGCAGAGCTAGTCCTAATTTGTTATGAGATTCTCTGA
- the LOC136829992 gene encoding LOW QUALITY PROTEIN: leukocyte elastase inhibitor-like (The sequence of the model RefSeq protein was modified relative to this genomic sequence to represent the inferred CDS: deleted 1 base in 1 codon) produces MIWLKSAILLLGIGGAHLQCFTPDANVPPLDKNADLSGVADFGFTLYKQLTLEKPSENFFFPPYSIWAALVMVYFGAAGNTQAQLEEGLRLKDKPSAHRLSKGLEILYKQQNNANISLDVANRAYFNESFTLLPCVQTVFPDELRVLNFYDAKNAAGAMNAFVKETTRGLISNIVTEDMVAEANMVLINAVYFKGFWKQEFKKSNTNKKDFFVAPSNKISIDMMSQVSDFKYGESRQLGARVLELPYAGSNLAMILLLPSSNGNGGSSLANVVKELSSAALREAISPGKLQSRRVDLLLPKFKFRAGLADDLVKTLKTMGIVDIFDGNSG; encoded by the exons ATGATCTGGCTCAAATCCGCAATTCTCCTCCTGGGCATAGGAGGTGCCCACCTCCAGTGCTTCACGCCTGATGCCAACGTTCCTCCGTTGGACAAAAACGCAGATCTCTCTGGCGTTGCAGACTTTGGATTCACCCTCTACAAACAACTGACACTGGAGAAGCCTTCAGAGAACTTCTTCTTCCCCCCCTACAGCATCTGGGCAGCCCTGGTCATGGTGTACTTTGGGGCAGCAGGCAATACCCAGGCACAGCTGGAGGAGGGACTGCGCTTGAAAGACAAGCCTTCTGCACACCGACTGTCAAAAGGGCTGGAGATTTT ATACAAACAACAGAACAACGCCAACATAAGTCTTGATGTGGCCAACAGAGCTTACTTCAACGAATCTTTCACTTTGCTGCCTTGTGTCCAGACCGTGTTCCCAGATGAGCTACGTGTCCTTAATTTCTATGAT GCTAAGAATGCAGCCGGAGCCATGAACGCCTTCGTCAAAGAGACGACGCGAGGCCTCATCAGCAACATTGTGACTGAAGATATGGTC GCAGAGGCCAACATGGTCCTCATCAATGCTGTCTACTTCAAGGGCTTCTGGAAACAAGAGTTCAAAAAGTCAAACACCAATAAGAAGGACTTCTTTGTTGCTCCaagcaataaaatttcaattgACATGATGAGCCAGGTTTCAGATTTCAAGTACG GGGAATCAAGACAACTTGGCGCACGCGTGCTAGAGCTGCCCTACGCTGGGAGCAACCTTGCCATGATCCTCCTTCTGCCTAGTTCGAACGGGAATGGAGGAAGTTCTCTCGCCAACGTGGTCAAGGAACTCAGCAGCGCTGCTCTCAGAGAAGCCATCAGCCCCGGGAAGCTGCAGAGTCGCCGTGTGGATTTGCTCCTTCCCAAGTTTAAATTCCGTGCAGGGTTGGCTGATGACTTGGTGAAA ACACTGAAAACGATGGGCATTGTGGACATCTTTGATGGGAATTCTGGCTGA